From the Gavia stellata isolate bGavSte3 chromosome 22, bGavSte3.hap2, whole genome shotgun sequence genome, one window contains:
- the RGS9 gene encoding regulator of G-protein signaling 9: protein MTVTRLDQGQHHRPRMAFLKKIEVLMMEMQNPDTGIKTQTQRVMITNIPHAVAGNDILQWILQRLQISEEEALHLGDLFVKYGYIYPLQEPKNLTLKTDSSLYRFQTPYFWPAQSWPADDTDYAIYLAKKNIKRKGILEEYEKEHYNMLNQKINYKWDFVIMQAKEQYKAGKERKKADRYALDCQERAYWLVNRTPPGMLDVLEYGLDRVTDPNENKKKTMDVYRREIMYYQQAIMKSRVKSSVSLGGLVKYSEQFLSNDPILSGCLPSNPWITDDPEFWDLNAKLVEIPTRMRVERWAFNFSELIRDPKGRQNFQLFLKKEFSGENLSFWEACEDLKYGDQSKVKEKAEEIYKLFLAPGARRWINIDGTTMGITVKGLKHPHRYVLDAAQTHIYMLMKKDSYGRYLKSPIYKEMLAKAVVPQESVKKSSTFPFGRRHLRSSPSPVIVRQQEEEAKAKEAATTVDITQVMSKLDRRSQLKNEPPK, encoded by the exons ATGACCGTCACACGGCTCGACCAGGGGCAGCACCACCGGCCGCGGATGGCCTTCCTGAAAAAG ATTGAAGTGCTTATGATGGAGATGCAGAATCCAGATACGGGCATCAAGACGCAGACGCAGAGGGTGATGATCACAAACATCCCACATGCTGTGGCAG GTAATGATATATTGCAGTGGATTCTCCAGCGCTTGCAGATCTCTGAGGAAG AGGCACTCCACCTGGGGGATCTGTTTGTCAAATATGGATACATCTACCCACTTCAGGAGCCAAAGAATCTCAccctgaagacagacagcaGCCTGTACAGGTTTCAA ACCCCTTATTTCTGGCCCGCGCAGAGCTGGCCTGCTGATGACACAGACTATG CAATTTACCTAGCAAAGAAGAACATTAAGAGGAAAGGGATTTTAGAAGAATATGAAAAG gaACATTACAACATGCTCAATCAAAAAATAAACTACAAGTGGGATTTTGTTATTATGCAGGCCAAAGAGCAGTACAA ggcagggaaggagcgGAAGAAGGCAGACAGGTACGCCCTGGACTGCCAGGAGAGAGCCTACTGGCTTGTGAACCGAACTCCT CCCGGCATGCTAGACGTCCTAGAGTATGGATTAGACCGCGTAACGGATCCCAATGAAAATAAG aaaaaaactatGGATGTTTATAGGAGAGAG ATCATGTACTATCAGCAGGCCATCATGAAGTCCAGAGTGAAATCTTCTGTCTCTCTTGGAGG GCTTGTGAAGTACTCTGAGCAGTTCCTCTCCAATGATCCTATCCTGTCTGGATGTCTCCCCAGCAACCCCTGGATAACAGATGACCCTGAGTTCTGGGATCTCAATGCAAAACT AGTGGAAATCCCCACCAGAATGCGTGTGGAGCGATGGGCCTTCAATTTCAGTGAGCTGATACGAGACCCGAAAGGTCGGCAGAACTTCCAGCTCTTCCTGAAGAAGGAGTTCAGCG GAGAGAATCTGAGTTTCTGGGAAGCCTGTGAGGATCTCAAGTACGGAGATCAGTCCAAGgtcaaagaaaaagctgaagaaatttACAA GCTCTTCCTGGCTCCAGGAGCAAGGCGCTGGATAAACATTGATGGCACAACAATGGGCATCACGGTCAAAGGCCTCAAGCACCCTCATCGTTATGTTTTAGATGCCGCTCAGACCCACATTTACATGCTGATGAAAAAG GACTCCTATGGCCGCTATTTAAAGTCTCCAATATACAAGGAAATGCTGGCCAAGGCTGTTGTGCCACAAGAGAGTGtcaaaaaaag CTCCACTTTCCCGTTCGGACGCCGCCACCtccgctccagccccagccccgttATTgtgaggcagcaggaggaagaggccaAAGCCAAAGAAGCCGCCACGACCGTGGACATCACGCAGGTCATGAGCAAGCTGGATCGCAGGAGCCAGCTCAAGAACGAACCTCCCAAGTAG